One genomic window of Corynebacterium pseudotuberculosis includes the following:
- the purN gene encoding phosphoribosylglycinamide formyltransferase, with protein sequence MTDEIHLKTDHESAALPIVVMASGSGTLLQAIIDHQGAYKVVGVVADVSCPAITRAETAGIPAEVVSYASGDDREKWNKALAVAVEKHAPAIVVSAGFMRILGKTFLEKFPGRIINTHPALLPAFPGAHAVRDALAYGVKVTGSTVHFIDEGVDTGKIIAQVPVSIEPGESEAHLHERIKHVERKLIVSVLNSATTEKKSEEVFFTYE encoded by the coding sequence GTGACTGATGAAATTCATTTAAAAACTGACCATGAGTCAGCTGCTTTGCCGATAGTTGTTATGGCCTCTGGCTCTGGGACGCTATTGCAAGCGATCATTGACCACCAGGGGGCCTATAAGGTCGTAGGGGTCGTGGCAGACGTATCATGCCCTGCGATTACTCGCGCGGAGACCGCGGGGATACCTGCTGAAGTAGTTTCCTATGCTTCCGGGGACGACCGTGAAAAATGGAACAAGGCGCTTGCGGTGGCCGTCGAAAAGCATGCTCCGGCTATTGTCGTTTCTGCCGGGTTCATGCGTATTTTGGGGAAAACTTTTTTGGAGAAATTTCCGGGTCGGATCATTAACACTCATCCAGCGTTGCTGCCGGCTTTTCCAGGCGCCCATGCAGTGCGCGATGCGCTGGCTTATGGTGTGAAAGTAACCGGTTCTACCGTGCATTTTATTGATGAAGGCGTGGATACTGGAAAGATTATTGCTCAGGTCCCCGTATCTATAGAGCCGGGGGAGAGTGAAGCCCACCTGCATGAAAGAATTAAGCATGTGGAGCGTAAACTCATTGTGTCCGTGTTGAACTCCGCCACAACGGAGAAAAAATCAGAAGAGGTTTTCTTCACATATGAGTGA
- a CDS encoding amino acid ABC transporter ATP-binding protein has protein sequence MIQNTDECGLMVSMQKVNKYFDHFHALRDINLNVPRGQVVVVLGPSGSGKSTLCRTINRLETIDSGEIFIDGHKLPEEGKELARLRSEVGMVFQQFNLFPHKTIRENITLGPVNVKKLGKKEASLLAMQLLERVGIASQADKFPAQLSGGQQQRVAIARALAMKPKVMLFDEPTSALDPEMVNEVLDVMADLAREGMTMICVTHEMGFARKAADRVLFMADGLIVEDSVPESFFTSPQSDRAKDFLGKILSH, from the coding sequence ATGATCCAGAACACAGATGAGTGTGGGTTGATGGTATCCATGCAGAAAGTGAATAAGTACTTTGATCACTTTCATGCTTTGCGAGACATCAATCTTAATGTGCCCAGGGGGCAAGTCGTGGTGGTTCTAGGCCCCTCAGGCTCTGGAAAATCAACGCTTTGTCGCACCATTAACCGGCTCGAAACTATCGATAGCGGAGAAATTTTTATCGATGGGCATAAACTGCCGGAAGAAGGAAAAGAACTCGCAAGGTTGCGCTCCGAAGTCGGAATGGTGTTTCAGCAATTCAACCTTTTCCCGCATAAGACGATCCGCGAGAATATCACGCTCGGTCCCGTCAACGTGAAAAAACTGGGCAAAAAAGAGGCAAGTTTGCTGGCAATGCAGCTGCTGGAGCGCGTGGGGATTGCCAGCCAAGCCGATAAATTTCCAGCTCAGCTTTCTGGCGGACAACAGCAACGCGTCGCCATAGCGAGAGCGCTTGCTATGAAACCAAAAGTAATGCTTTTCGACGAACCCACCTCAGCGTTAGATCCAGAAATGGTTAATGAGGTTCTTGATGTTATGGCGGATCTAGCTCGCGAAGGCATGACGATGATCTGTGTTACCCACGAGATGGGGTTTGCCCGGAAAGCTGCAGATCGAGTGCTTTTTATGGCAGATGGTCTCATCGTGGAGGATTCGGTTCCGGAGTCCTTCTTTACTTCTCCGCAATCGGATCGAGCAAAAGATTTCCTAGGAAAGATCCTTTCCCATTAA
- a CDS encoding cell division protein PerM, with protein MLRGTVNGMSKKTSPNAGPSRRPRSRPVSIGNRGDERGGQVSRGTQRKVPDGAPEAVPERTTFIARLRSLLPTVLISNAIVLIAIIIFSLIVLIATSAPMAAMPATVAETWLALNLAPVSGRGISLALLPMLPAIGVVALVSRRVYKTVKDRISLHDLLILLCGTLGVPALIAVMACAMLWDASSVFDVASPNVFAAVGVVVLLHACAFMIGMGTRLWRALARRYGVPSWVVDSVLLAVRAVGYLLLAAFIVFLISLAVHYRAFAESLQGYSSAGVAGVMLISLIYLPNAVVASLAVIVGSSLELGQGSVSLFAATLVPTPPVPVFAALPTSMVPSVLVVLILPVVAVSLALRKRVSDFLSAAVITVAAGLGTLLLSFFAGGSLGVYGYVGPLMWLTPLMVMLVIGVVSVAVVALTRYREGRNSTKLLGGEHSVADPAFVTPVAATSIPGQKDEVEDAGEGEESDEEPDGELLETENDQEEDSPEAESDEPYEITANGLDSAEILEEAEIRDAAIDLNESQENLPESGEITAGNDQDNDQGAESAGLQGHNMPEEAGEPEDEESTETEDAPEKEEKGEA; from the coding sequence ATGTTACGTGGCACAGTTAATGGAATGAGTAAGAAGACAAGTCCTAACGCGGGGCCATCGCGGCGGCCCCGTTCGCGCCCTGTCTCTATAGGTAACAGAGGAGACGAGCGCGGGGGTCAGGTATCGCGTGGAACTCAGCGTAAAGTCCCGGACGGTGCTCCGGAGGCTGTGCCGGAGAGAACGACATTTATTGCGAGGCTTCGCTCGTTACTGCCGACTGTGCTTATTTCCAATGCGATAGTGCTTATTGCGATCATTATTTTTTCTTTGATCGTGCTCATAGCAACTTCTGCTCCTATGGCAGCGATGCCAGCTACGGTAGCCGAGACATGGCTGGCCCTTAATCTAGCTCCGGTGTCTGGGCGAGGAATTTCCTTAGCTTTGCTTCCTATGCTTCCAGCTATCGGAGTGGTAGCGCTGGTCTCTCGACGCGTTTATAAGACTGTTAAAGACCGGATCAGTCTGCATGATCTATTAATTCTTCTGTGTGGCACCTTGGGGGTTCCTGCTCTTATTGCCGTCATGGCTTGTGCCATGTTGTGGGATGCCTCCTCGGTGTTTGATGTGGCTTCTCCCAACGTTTTTGCAGCCGTAGGGGTGGTTGTCCTATTGCACGCCTGTGCATTCATGATTGGTATGGGAACGCGACTCTGGCGGGCACTGGCACGTCGTTACGGAGTGCCCTCATGGGTTGTTGATTCGGTGCTATTGGCAGTGCGTGCTGTGGGTTACCTGCTTTTAGCTGCGTTTATTGTCTTCCTTATTTCGCTGGCCGTGCATTATCGAGCTTTCGCAGAATCGCTTCAGGGGTATTCTTCAGCAGGCGTTGCAGGGGTAATGCTTATTTCCCTGATATATCTGCCTAATGCCGTTGTTGCTTCTTTGGCTGTTATCGTTGGTTCTTCGCTGGAGCTAGGGCAGGGCTCTGTATCTCTCTTTGCAGCGACCCTTGTGCCTACTCCGCCTGTGCCAGTATTTGCTGCTTTGCCAACATCGATGGTTCCCTCCGTCCTGGTAGTTTTGATCCTGCCAGTTGTGGCGGTTTCCCTGGCACTAAGGAAGCGCGTCAGCGATTTCTTGAGCGCAGCAGTAATAACGGTTGCTGCGGGCCTAGGAACTCTACTTCTCTCATTTTTTGCTGGTGGAAGCTTAGGCGTTTACGGCTATGTGGGGCCGCTTATGTGGCTGACCCCGCTGATGGTCATGCTGGTGATTGGCGTAGTGTCTGTGGCGGTAGTGGCCCTGACACGATATAGAGAAGGGCGTAACAGTACAAAGCTTCTCGGCGGGGAGCATTCTGTTGCGGATCCGGCTTTTGTAACTCCTGTGGCAGCTACTAGCATTCCTGGCCAAAAGGATGAAGTCGAGGATGCCGGAGAAGGCGAAGAATCGGACGAAGAACCTGATGGAGAACTTCTAGAGACGGAAAATGATCAGGAGGAAGACTCTCCGGAGGCGGAATCAGATGAGCCTTATGAGATCACTGCGAATGGTCTTGATTCGGCTGAAATCTTGGAGGAGGCCGAGATTCGTGATGCGGCGATAGATCTAAATGAGTCCCAGGAAAACCTGCCTGAGAGCGGGGAGATAACGGCCGGAAATGATCAGGACAATGATCAGGGCGCGGAAAGTGCTGGCCTTCAGGGGCACAACATGCCTGAGGAGGCTGGAGAACCGGAGGATGAGGAAAGCACTGAAACTGAAGATGCGCCGGAAAAAGAAGAAAAAGGGGAAGCCTAA
- a CDS encoding M23 family metallopeptidase, translated as MQQTQHVVSGKHRKQTSQAKGRVAFVALATGAVSTAGATGAALAHTNSHNDTADFKLTADTSAKLGDSAPQILAIQEFKPNTNLSDQLTKAINYNEERALADKEARKPKIVVHTPAMGTLTSPYGMRWGTLHAGIDIANAMHTPIYSIMDGVVIDAGPASGYGQWVRVRHTDGTVTVYGHVETINVVTGQAVAAGDQIAGMGNRGFSTGVHLHFEVHPGGGAAVDPVPWLSEKGISV; from the coding sequence ATGCAGCAGACACAGCATGTTGTCAGTGGCAAGCATCGTAAGCAAACTTCTCAGGCAAAAGGTCGAGTTGCTTTCGTCGCATTGGCCACCGGTGCTGTTTCTACCGCCGGCGCTACGGGTGCAGCATTAGCTCACACCAACTCCCATAATGACACCGCCGATTTCAAGCTCACCGCAGATACGTCTGCAAAGCTCGGCGATTCCGCGCCTCAAATTCTAGCGATCCAAGAGTTCAAGCCAAACACAAATCTCTCCGATCAGCTAACAAAAGCTATCAACTACAACGAAGAGCGCGCGCTTGCAGATAAAGAGGCGCGCAAGCCTAAAATTGTCGTTCATACCCCTGCTATGGGAACGCTCACGTCTCCTTACGGCATGCGCTGGGGAACTCTCCACGCGGGCATCGATATTGCTAATGCAATGCACACCCCAATCTACTCAATCATGGACGGTGTGGTCATCGATGCAGGTCCAGCCTCCGGCTATGGGCAGTGGGTTCGAGTGCGTCATACCGACGGCACAGTCACCGTTTACGGTCACGTAGAGACTATTAACGTTGTCACTGGCCAGGCTGTCGCAGCCGGCGATCAGATCGCAGGTATGGGCAACCGTGGATTCTCCACTGGCGTGCATCTTCATTTTGAAGTTCACCCCGGCGGCGGCGCTGCTGTCGATCCAGTCCCCTGGCTCAGCGAAAAAGGCATAAGCGTATAA
- a CDS encoding glutamate ABC transporter substrate-binding protein — MIRTSTRFLGASAIALLSATTLAACGGNNNDGAGLLGHIESGQVTLGTKFDQPGLGMKEASGGMSGLDVDIAQYVVNHIADTKGWKHPDVEWRETPSAQRESLIQNGEVDLIAATYSINKSRAETVNFGGPYLLTHQALLTRKDDAGIKEVKDLEHGKILCSVSGSTPAQKVKESLPGVQLQEYDTYSSCVEALRQGNVDALTTDATILNGYAQQNEGSFKVVEMFKEDQTPYTDEYYGIGLKKDDAEATKAVNEALNQLNSSGEFEKLVKKNLGDAAAGVATAKPGDLTFIK, encoded by the coding sequence ATGATACGCACGAGTACCCGCTTTCTTGGAGCCTCAGCTATAGCCCTGCTGTCAGCTACCACTCTCGCCGCATGCGGCGGTAACAATAACGATGGTGCCGGGCTCCTCGGCCATATTGAATCTGGCCAAGTCACTCTGGGAACTAAGTTTGACCAGCCCGGCCTGGGGATGAAAGAAGCAAGTGGGGGAATGTCTGGTCTTGACGTTGATATCGCACAGTACGTGGTCAATCACATCGCGGATACCAAAGGATGGAAGCACCCAGACGTGGAATGGCGCGAGACTCCCTCTGCGCAACGTGAAAGTCTCATTCAAAACGGAGAAGTTGACCTTATTGCAGCCACATACTCTATCAATAAGAGCCGCGCTGAAACAGTGAACTTTGGCGGTCCCTATCTGCTCACGCATCAGGCGCTATTGACACGAAAAGATGATGCTGGGATTAAAGAAGTAAAAGACCTAGAACATGGCAAGATTCTATGTTCGGTCTCTGGCTCCACACCTGCTCAAAAAGTGAAGGAATCTCTACCTGGTGTGCAGCTTCAAGAATATGACACCTACTCTTCCTGCGTTGAGGCCTTACGCCAAGGAAATGTGGATGCGTTGACCACTGACGCAACCATCCTTAACGGATATGCCCAGCAAAACGAAGGCTCCTTCAAGGTCGTAGAGATGTTTAAGGAGGATCAAACCCCCTATACGGATGAATACTATGGTATTGGGCTGAAAAAAGACGATGCAGAAGCTACCAAAGCCGTAAATGAGGCTCTGAACCAACTTAATTCGTCTGGTGAATTTGAAAAGCTAGTCAAGAAGAACCTTGGAGATGCCGCAGCTGGCGTGGCAACCGCTAAGCCTGGTGACCTCACGTTTATCAAATAA
- a CDS encoding chorismate mutase, with protein MNSEKNFKVRTPTGTDDPLSDAEIQQYRKEIDRLDKEILAAVKRRTEISRAIGKTRMGSGGTRLVHTREVAIINQFREEIGEEGPALAAILLRLGRGRLG; from the coding sequence ATGAATTCTGAGAAAAACTTTAAAGTACGAACCCCTACGGGAACCGATGATCCCCTTTCCGATGCGGAAATTCAGCAATACAGAAAGGAGATCGACCGCCTGGATAAAGAGATTCTTGCCGCAGTTAAGCGCCGTACCGAAATCTCTCGGGCCATAGGAAAAACCCGCATGGGCTCTGGTGGAACCAGACTTGTGCATACCAGAGAGGTAGCCATCATCAACCAATTCCGTGAGGAGATTGGAGAGGAAGGACCTGCTCTCGCAGCTATCTTGCTCAGGCTTGGCCGAGGCAGGCTCGGCTAG
- the pcrA gene encoding DNA helicase PcrA translates to MNNSDDFPTQQGFDFGDWATAKKTPAEPSPFSSHTYRQEEHRTWTTAKDQQPASTSAPADDLVQGLNPQQQQAVEHSGSPLLIVAGAGSGKTAVLTRRIAYLMRIRGVQPGQILAITFTNKAAAEMRERVAHLVGPIASRMWVSTFHSTCVRILREQAQLVAGLNSNFTIYDSDDSKRLLAMISKDMNLDIKKFTPRLLGAGISNLKNELISPATAVAEAESTKNPYETTVAAVYVEYQRRLRQANAVDFDDLIGETVRIFKEHPQVTEYYRRRFRHVLIDEYQDTNHAQYVLIHELVGTGETASELCVVGDSDQSIYAFRGATIRNIEEFERDYPNATTVLLEQNYRSTQTILNAANSVISQNENRRKKKLWTALGSGDPITGYVADNEHDEARFIAQEIDALADKGIDYSDMAIMYRTNNSSRAVEDVFMRSGIPYKVVGGTRFYERKEIRDVIAYLRLLDNPEDTVSLRRIINTPRRGIGDKAVAFLTLHSENQGVSLQQALIDASEGQVSLLGARGRNAISGFVNMMSGLRDSAAESVNEITGMPDIGNVIAQILDITGYKAELEKSNDPQDGARLDNLNELVSVAREFSSEAANQVAYAKMDGSELDDLAAVGEPEPGSLQAFLERVSLVADADQIPDNEQGLVTLMTLHTAKGLEFPVVFLMGWEDGQFPHLRALGDPKELAEERRLAYVGITRARKALYITRAMLRSSWGNPVTNPASRFLTEIPQELLDWRREEPESSFDAWGQPSWGRNTGFSSARGDSWGSPRYGASPKPKKTMPSYAKNSDLSLVVGDRVNHDKYGLGTVTKVDKGSPADSVTIDFGSSGTVRLMLIGPVPMEKL, encoded by the coding sequence ATGAATAACTCTGACGATTTTCCAACCCAACAAGGTTTTGACTTTGGCGATTGGGCTACCGCCAAAAAGACGCCAGCTGAACCATCTCCGTTTAGCTCTCATACCTACAGACAAGAAGAGCACAGGACCTGGACTACAGCAAAGGATCAGCAGCCTGCTAGCACGTCTGCACCGGCTGATGACTTGGTCCAGGGGCTTAATCCGCAACAACAGCAAGCAGTAGAACACAGTGGCTCCCCGTTACTTATTGTGGCCGGCGCAGGTTCAGGCAAGACAGCAGTACTTACGCGCCGTATCGCCTACCTCATGCGCATACGAGGCGTGCAGCCAGGACAGATTTTAGCTATCACATTTACCAATAAGGCTGCGGCTGAAATGCGAGAGCGCGTGGCTCATCTCGTGGGGCCGATCGCCAGCAGAATGTGGGTGTCTACCTTCCACTCCACGTGCGTACGCATCTTGCGAGAACAGGCTCAGCTGGTTGCTGGATTAAACAGCAATTTCACCATCTATGACTCAGATGATTCAAAGCGATTACTCGCGATGATCTCTAAAGATATGAACTTAGACATCAAAAAGTTCACGCCGCGCTTATTGGGGGCGGGAATCTCTAACCTCAAAAATGAGTTGATTTCTCCCGCCACGGCAGTCGCAGAAGCCGAAAGTACTAAGAATCCGTATGAGACGACGGTAGCTGCCGTATACGTTGAGTATCAGCGACGCTTAAGACAAGCTAACGCGGTCGATTTTGATGACCTCATCGGAGAGACAGTACGTATATTCAAAGAGCACCCCCAAGTAACCGAATATTACAGGCGCAGATTCCGCCATGTGCTTATCGACGAATACCAGGACACCAACCACGCACAATATGTCCTTATTCATGAACTGGTAGGGACTGGGGAAACCGCTAGTGAATTATGCGTTGTCGGAGATTCAGATCAGTCCATTTATGCCTTCCGGGGCGCAACTATACGCAACATTGAGGAATTTGAGAGGGACTATCCCAACGCCACGACCGTTCTCTTGGAGCAGAACTACCGGTCGACACAAACGATCCTTAACGCGGCTAACTCGGTGATCTCCCAAAACGAGAACCGACGAAAAAAGAAATTGTGGACGGCGCTAGGTAGCGGGGATCCAATCACAGGGTATGTCGCAGATAATGAGCATGATGAGGCCCGTTTTATTGCCCAAGAAATAGATGCGCTCGCAGATAAAGGCATTGATTACAGCGATATGGCCATTATGTATCGCACAAATAACTCATCGCGTGCCGTGGAAGACGTGTTCATGCGTTCTGGTATTCCCTATAAGGTCGTGGGAGGAACCCGATTCTATGAGCGCAAAGAGATCCGGGACGTTATTGCTTATCTACGTTTACTGGATAACCCCGAAGATACGGTTTCTCTCCGTAGGATTATTAACACGCCGCGCCGGGGGATCGGCGATAAAGCCGTAGCGTTTCTCACCCTACATTCAGAGAACCAAGGAGTGAGTCTCCAACAAGCGCTTATCGACGCCTCCGAGGGGCAGGTGAGTCTTCTAGGGGCGCGCGGACGCAACGCGATTTCGGGCTTTGTGAACATGATGTCTGGGCTGAGGGATAGCGCAGCCGAATCCGTCAACGAGATCACCGGTATGCCAGATATTGGCAATGTTATTGCTCAAATACTTGATATCACGGGATATAAGGCAGAGCTGGAAAAGAGTAACGATCCACAAGATGGTGCACGATTAGACAACCTTAACGAGCTTGTCTCGGTTGCCCGAGAGTTTTCCTCAGAGGCGGCCAACCAGGTGGCGTATGCCAAGATGGACGGCAGCGAACTCGATGATTTAGCTGCTGTGGGAGAACCAGAACCGGGTAGTTTGCAGGCTTTTCTGGAGAGGGTCTCCCTTGTCGCTGATGCCGACCAAATCCCTGATAATGAGCAGGGCTTGGTCACTCTTATGACTTTGCATACAGCCAAAGGACTAGAGTTCCCGGTTGTCTTCCTAATGGGGTGGGAAGACGGACAATTTCCTCACCTGCGCGCGCTGGGAGACCCCAAAGAACTTGCGGAGGAACGACGGCTTGCGTATGTGGGAATAACGCGCGCGCGCAAGGCCCTCTATATAACCCGAGCTATGTTGAGGTCCTCCTGGGGAAATCCCGTAACTAACCCGGCATCAAGGTTTCTTACAGAGATTCCTCAAGAGCTTCTTGATTGGCGGCGAGAGGAACCAGAAAGTTCTTTCGATGCGTGGGGGCAGCCTTCCTGGGGCAGAAACACAGGCTTTAGCTCCGCGCGCGGCGATTCGTGGGGATCACCGCGTTATGGTGCCAGCCCGAAACCCAAGAAAACGATGCCAAGCTATGCAAAGAACAGCGATCTTTCTTTGGTAGTCGGAGATCGGGTTAATCATGATAAATATGGCCTTGGTACCGTGACCAAGGTGGACAAAGGCAGTCCGGCGGATTCCGTAACTATTGATTTTGGTTCCTCTGGAACAGTACGGCTTATGCTGATCGGCCCAGTTCCAATGGAAAAGCTTTAG
- a CDS encoding amino acid ABC transporter permease translates to MDAMWSQLGPAILPAFWATIKLTALAAMGAMACGTLLTAMRVSPVRILRTLAALYVNTVRNIPLTLVVLFYSFGLYQTLGLSLASRESATFLADNNFRLATLGFILYTSAFVSECLRSGINTVDFGQAEAARSLGLSFSQTFNKIIFPQAIRAAIVPLGNTLIALTKNTTIASVIGVGEASLLMKEVIENHASQLFVIFGCFALGFMALTLPMRYFLGALSTRMAVKK, encoded by the coding sequence ATGGACGCCATGTGGTCTCAACTAGGGCCTGCTATCCTTCCCGCATTTTGGGCAACCATTAAGCTCACAGCGTTGGCAGCTATGGGCGCGATGGCGTGTGGGACTCTGCTCACCGCCATGCGGGTGTCACCTGTGCGCATTCTTCGCACGCTAGCAGCACTGTACGTAAATACAGTGCGCAATATTCCTCTGACGTTGGTAGTTCTCTTTTACTCTTTCGGACTCTACCAAACGCTCGGATTATCGTTAGCCAGTAGAGAAAGCGCAACCTTTTTGGCTGATAATAACTTCCGTTTGGCCACTTTGGGCTTCATTCTTTACACCTCTGCGTTTGTCTCTGAGTGCTTGCGTTCAGGAATAAACACTGTTGATTTTGGACAAGCAGAAGCCGCTCGGTCCCTAGGACTAAGTTTTTCCCAGACCTTTAATAAGATTATTTTCCCTCAGGCCATTCGAGCGGCCATTGTTCCGTTGGGAAACACCTTGATCGCGTTAACCAAAAACACCACGATTGCTTCGGTCATCGGTGTAGGGGAGGCGTCACTGCTGATGAAGGAGGTCATTGAAAACCACGCAAGTCAGCTCTTTGTGATCTTTGGTTGTTTTGCTTTAGGTTTTATGGCCCTTACCTTGCCCATGAGGTACTTCCTTGGTGCATTATCTACCCGTATGGCGGTGAAAAAATGA
- the purH gene encoding bifunctional phosphoribosylaminoimidazolecarboxamide formyltransferase/IMP cyclohydrolase yields MSDDRKQIKRALISVYDKTGLEELAHALNQAGVEIVSTGSTAATIAKQGIPVTPVEALTGFPECLEGRVKTLHPKVHAGILADTRKADHLAQLDELGVSLFQLVVVNLYPFTQTVASGADFDACVEQIDIGGPSMVRAAAKNHPSVAVVVSPERYTAVAEAIQAGGFTRAERTELAVDAFRHTASYDVAVATWMGEQIAGDAEEYAPWIGASYARTSVLRYGENPHQSAALYVDPNAPAGLAQAEQLHGKEMSYNNYTDSDAAWRAAWDHERPCVAIIKHANPCGIAVSDASIAEAHRLAHACDPVSAFGGVIASNREVSVEMAQQVSEIFTEVIIAPSYEEGAVELLSQKKNIRILVAPAPVRDQKEQRQISGGLLVQRRDLVDAEGDAPENWTLVAGEAATPELLADLEFAWRTVRAVKSNAILLAQDGATVGVGMGQVNRVDAAKLAVERANSLAGEQQRAKGAVAASDAFFPFADGFEVLAHAGVKAVVQPGGSIRDAEVIQAAEKAGVTMYLTGARHFAH; encoded by the coding sequence ATGAGTGATGACCGCAAGCAGATCAAACGTGCTTTGATAAGTGTTTATGATAAGACTGGACTCGAAGAACTCGCCCATGCGCTTAATCAAGCCGGCGTAGAGATCGTGTCTACAGGATCGACCGCGGCCACAATCGCGAAGCAGGGAATCCCCGTCACACCTGTGGAAGCCCTCACCGGTTTTCCTGAGTGCCTAGAGGGACGCGTTAAGACTCTCCACCCTAAAGTTCATGCAGGTATCTTGGCAGATACCCGTAAAGCAGACCATCTCGCCCAGCTCGATGAACTGGGCGTTTCTCTATTTCAATTGGTGGTAGTGAACCTATATCCGTTTACCCAGACGGTAGCTTCTGGCGCTGATTTTGATGCTTGCGTGGAGCAGATCGATATCGGAGGCCCCTCCATGGTGCGAGCAGCGGCCAAAAACCATCCATCTGTTGCCGTTGTCGTCTCCCCTGAGCGTTACACAGCGGTAGCCGAAGCCATTCAGGCTGGTGGCTTTACTCGCGCGGAGCGCACGGAGCTGGCTGTTGACGCATTCCGCCACACGGCTTCATATGACGTTGCGGTTGCCACGTGGATGGGGGAGCAAATTGCGGGCGACGCGGAGGAGTACGCGCCGTGGATTGGTGCTTCTTACGCTCGGACTAGCGTTTTACGATACGGAGAGAATCCTCATCAGTCGGCGGCCCTCTACGTGGACCCGAATGCTCCTGCAGGTCTGGCTCAGGCAGAACAACTGCACGGCAAAGAGATGAGCTACAACAATTACACCGACTCGGATGCTGCATGGCGTGCTGCATGGGATCATGAGCGTCCCTGTGTTGCGATTATCAAGCACGCTAATCCCTGTGGAATTGCAGTATCGGATGCATCTATTGCAGAAGCTCATCGCCTAGCCCATGCTTGTGATCCGGTATCTGCCTTTGGCGGCGTTATTGCTTCCAACCGCGAAGTCTCCGTGGAAATGGCGCAGCAGGTCTCAGAAATCTTCACTGAGGTTATTATTGCCCCTTCATATGAAGAAGGTGCTGTGGAGCTTCTTTCTCAGAAGAAGAACATTCGGATCCTGGTCGCACCAGCACCAGTACGGGACCAGAAAGAACAGCGTCAGATCTCCGGCGGCTTGCTAGTTCAACGTCGGGACCTCGTAGATGCTGAAGGCGATGCCCCAGAAAATTGGACGCTTGTTGCAGGTGAGGCTGCTACTCCTGAGCTACTTGCGGATCTGGAATTTGCGTGGCGTACCGTGCGTGCGGTCAAATCGAACGCTATCCTTTTGGCTCAGGATGGGGCGACCGTTGGCGTGGGCATGGGACAGGTTAACCGTGTCGACGCAGCTAAACTAGCGGTCGAGCGCGCTAATAGCCTAGCCGGGGAACAGCAGCGTGCTAAGGGGGCCGTTGCCGCATCGGATGCTTTCTTCCCCTTCGCGGATGGTTTTGAAGTTCTTGCTCATGCCGGTGTAAAAGCAGTAGTGCAGCCTGGCGGTTCTATCCGCGATGCTGAGGTTATCCAGGCGGCAGAGAAAGCCGGAGTGACAATGTACTTGACGGGTGCTCGCCACTTTGCGCATTAA